A part of Magnetospirillum sp. ME-1 genomic DNA contains:
- a CDS encoding HU family DNA-binding protein — translation MNKQDLVNKVAELSGLSKAAADNVIDATFAAITSALKAGDDVRLVGFGSFSVTQRAAKEGRNPRTGATIKIAASKAPKFTAGKGLKDAVNG, via the coding sequence ATGAACAAGCAGGATCTGGTGAACAAGGTTGCCGAGCTCAGCGGTCTGTCCAAGGCTGCCGCCGACAACGTGATCGACGCCACCTTCGCCGCCATCACCTCGGCGCTCAAGGCCGGCGACGATGTCCGCCTGGTCGGTTTCGGTTCCTTCTCGGTGACTCAGCGCGCCGCCAAGGAAGGCCGCAATCCCCGCACCGGCGCCACCATCAAGATCGCGGCCTCCAAGGCCCCGAAGTTCACCGCCGGCAAGGGCCTGAAGGACGCCGTCAACGGCTAA
- a CDS encoding XdhC family protein, with protein sequence MCHDAIKCDPADMAADDCEVLATALKWMDEGKRVVMAVVMATWGSAPRSIGSYMAVDAEGTFAGSVSGGCVESAVISEARELEPGEAPRQLAFGVEDETAWQVGLPCGGNIRVAVFNPERDLLDRAVRSQASRQPTALVLDLATGAQALVGDDGVSGSLALDETRLVAAQMHLGQGTCGVVADEIFVRSHEAPWTLIIGGAVHISQILAGMARQAGFAVTVVDPRRAFADEVRFPGTTLICGEPDEVLADITMDRRTAVVSLTHVPRLDDAALRAALGSDAFYIGALGSTRTHAKRCQRLEDLGPALKRMAAPVGFDIGARTPAEIAVSILAELIAARRGKPLRIRG encoded by the coding sequence ATGTGCCACGACGCCATCAAGTGCGATCCCGCCGACATGGCGGCCGACGACTGCGAGGTGCTCGCCACCGCGCTGAAATGGATGGACGAGGGCAAAAGGGTGGTCATGGCCGTGGTCATGGCCACCTGGGGCTCGGCACCCCGTTCCATCGGCTCCTACATGGCGGTGGACGCCGAGGGCACCTTCGCCGGTTCGGTATCGGGCGGCTGCGTCGAATCCGCCGTCATCTCCGAGGCGCGCGAGCTGGAGCCGGGAGAAGCTCCCCGGCAACTGGCCTTCGGCGTCGAGGACGAGACGGCGTGGCAGGTTGGCCTGCCCTGCGGCGGCAACATCCGGGTGGCGGTGTTCAACCCCGAGCGCGACCTGCTGGACCGGGCGGTGCGGAGCCAGGCTTCGCGCCAGCCCACCGCCCTGGTCCTCGATCTCGCCACCGGGGCGCAGGCCCTGGTCGGCGACGATGGGGTGAGCGGTTCGCTCGCCCTGGACGAGACCCGGCTGGTGGCCGCCCAGATGCATCTGGGCCAAGGGACCTGCGGCGTGGTGGCGGACGAGATCTTCGTGCGCAGCCACGAGGCGCCTTGGACCCTGATCATCGGCGGCGCCGTCCATATCAGCCAGATCCTGGCCGGCATGGCGCGCCAGGCGGGCTTCGCCGTCACCGTGGTCGATCCCCGCCGGGCCTTCGCCGACGAGGTCCGCTTCCCCGGCACCACGCTCATCTGCGGCGAACCCGACGAGGTGCTGGCCGATATCACCATGGACCGCCGCACGGCGGTGGTCAGCCTGACCCACGTGCCGCGCCTGGACGACGCGGCGCTGCGGGCGGCGCTGGGCTCGGATGCCTTCTATATCGGGGCGCTGGGCAGCACGCGCACCCACGCCAAGCGCTGCCAGCGCCTGGAAGACCTGGGACCGGCCTTGAAGCGCATGGCCGCCCCGGTGGGCTTCGACATCGGCGCCCGCACCCCGGCCGAGATCGCGGTGTCGATCCTGGCCGAGCTGATCGCGGCGCGAAGGGGCAAGCCCCTGCGGATCCGGGGCTGA
- the hcrB gene encoding 4-hydroxybenzoyl-CoA reductase subunit beta, with amino-acid sequence MNILPDFRTLRPASLSDAVAALAAPGAEPLAGGTDLLPNLRRGLGKPETLVDLTGINGFGTISVGADGALRIGAGATLEAIAEDGRILASWPAVAHAASLVAGPSHRAAATLGGNLCQDTRCVFYNQSEWWRSGNGFCLKYEGDKCHVVVKSDRCYATYHGDVAPALMVLNASAEIVGPKGLRQIALADLFKESGAEHLALDAGEVLAAVLVPPATGWTAAYSKVRVRDAIDFPLAGVAVALKRDGNAIAGLRVAITGTNSAPLTIPTDALWGRPWNDETAEALTQAVRKVSNVLKTTVAGVKYRRRVLLAVARKQVDDLWNGK; translated from the coding sequence ATGAACATCCTCCCCGATTTCCGCACTTTGCGGCCCGCCTCGCTGTCCGACGCCGTCGCCGCCTTGGCCGCTCCGGGGGCCGAGCCCCTGGCCGGCGGCACCGATCTGCTGCCCAACCTGCGCCGGGGCCTGGGCAAGCCCGAGACCCTGGTGGACCTTACCGGCATCAACGGCTTCGGCACCATTTCGGTGGGCGCCGACGGAGCCCTGCGCATCGGCGCCGGCGCGACGCTGGAAGCCATCGCCGAGGACGGGCGCATCCTGGCGTCCTGGCCGGCGGTGGCCCATGCCGCCTCGCTGGTGGCCGGGCCCAGCCATCGCGCCGCAGCGACGCTCGGCGGCAATCTGTGCCAGGACACCCGCTGCGTGTTCTATAACCAGTCCGAGTGGTGGCGGTCCGGCAACGGCTTCTGCCTCAAATACGAGGGCGACAAGTGTCACGTGGTGGTCAAGTCCGACCGCTGCTACGCCACCTATCACGGCGACGTCGCCCCGGCCCTGATGGTGCTGAACGCCTCGGCCGAGATCGTTGGCCCTAAGGGCCTGCGCCAGATCGCGCTGGCCGACCTGTTCAAGGAAAGCGGGGCCGAGCATCTGGCCCTGGACGCGGGCGAGGTTCTGGCCGCCGTGCTGGTGCCGCCGGCCACCGGCTGGACCGCCGCCTATTCCAAGGTCCGCGTGCGCGACGCCATCGATTTTCCCCTGGCCGGGGTGGCGGTGGCCTTGAAACGGGACGGCAACGCCATCGCCGGCCTGCGCGTCGCCATCACCGGCACCAATTCGGCGCCGCTGACCATCCCCACCGACGCCCTGTGGGGCCGCCCGTGGAACGATGAGACCGCCGAGGCCCTGACCCAGGCGGTGCGCAAGGTCTCCAACGTGCTGAAGACCACGGTGGCCGGGGTGAAGTACCGCCGCCGCGTCCTGCTGGCGGTGGCCCGCAAGCAGGTGGACGACCTCTGGAACGGGAAGTAG
- the hcrA gene encoding 4-hydroxybenzoyl-CoA reductase subunit alpha, translating to MSPKFPKNGTVGARTPLVDGVEKVTGKAKYTADIAAPGALVGRILRSPVAHARIKSIDTSAAEALDGVFAVCTGAETPVPYGVLPIAENEYPLARDKVRYRGDPVAAVAAIDELTAEKAINLIKVEYEVLPAYMTPKAAMKDGAVAIHDDKPNNVLREVHAEFGDVEAAFNEADLIREKVYTFAEVNHVHMELNATLAEYDPVRDMLTLNTTTQVPYYVHLKVAACLQMDSARIRVIKPFLGGGFGARTECLHFEIIAGLLARKAKGTVKLVQTREETFIAHRGRPWTEVKMKIGLKKDGKIAALALEATQAGGAYAGYGIITILYTGALMHGLYHIPAIKHDAWRVYTNTPPCGAMRGHGTVDTRAAFEALLTEMGEELGIDSLEIRQRNMLPQIPYVTMYAQRVMSYGVPECLEKVKEASGWASRKGKMPKGRGLGIALSHFVSGTSTPKHWTGEPHATVNLKLDFDGGITLLTGAADIGQGSNTMATQVAAEVLGVRLSRIRVISADSALTPKDNGSYSSRVTFMVGNASIAAAEEMKAILVKAAAKKLDAREEDIEVIDEVFMVAGSQDPGLTFQEVVKAALIDTGTITVKGTFTCPTEFQGDKKIRGSAIGATMGFCYAAQVVEASVCEITGRVTAHKVWVAVDVGKALNPLAVEGQTQGGVWMGMGQALSEETRWEDGKMMHGNILDYRVPTMAESPDIEVMIVESLDPNGPFGAKEASEGMLASFLPAVHEAVYEAVGVRSTKFPLSPETITELLDAKEAAE from the coding sequence ATGAGCCCGAAATTCCCCAAGAACGGCACGGTCGGTGCCCGCACCCCCTTGGTTGACGGCGTCGAGAAGGTGACCGGCAAGGCCAAGTACACCGCCGACATCGCCGCCCCCGGCGCCCTGGTGGGGCGAATCTTAAGGAGCCCCGTCGCCCATGCCCGCATCAAATCCATCGACACCTCGGCGGCCGAGGCGCTGGACGGCGTCTTCGCCGTCTGCACGGGGGCCGAAACGCCGGTCCCCTACGGCGTGCTGCCCATCGCCGAGAACGAATATCCGCTGGCCCGCGACAAGGTCCGCTATCGCGGCGACCCCGTTGCCGCCGTCGCGGCCATCGATGAACTGACCGCCGAGAAGGCCATCAATCTCATCAAGGTCGAGTACGAGGTGCTGCCCGCCTACATGACGCCCAAGGCGGCCATGAAGGACGGCGCCGTCGCCATTCACGACGACAAGCCCAACAACGTGCTGCGCGAGGTCCATGCCGAGTTCGGCGATGTGGAGGCCGCCTTCAATGAGGCCGACCTGATCCGCGAGAAGGTCTACACCTTCGCCGAGGTCAACCACGTCCATATGGAACTGAACGCCACGCTCGCCGAGTACGATCCCGTCCGCGACATGCTGACGCTGAACACCACCACCCAGGTGCCGTACTACGTGCACCTCAAGGTGGCGGCCTGCCTGCAGATGGACTCGGCCCGCATCCGGGTGATCAAGCCCTTCCTGGGCGGCGGTTTCGGGGCGCGCACCGAGTGCCTGCATTTCGAGATCATCGCCGGCCTGCTGGCCCGGAAAGCCAAGGGCACGGTCAAGCTGGTCCAGACCCGCGAGGAGACCTTCATCGCCCATCGCGGCCGTCCGTGGACGGAAGTGAAGATGAAGATCGGCCTGAAGAAGGACGGCAAGATCGCCGCTTTGGCCCTGGAGGCCACCCAGGCGGGCGGCGCCTATGCCGGCTACGGCATCATCACCATCCTCTATACCGGCGCCCTGATGCACGGGCTCTATCACATCCCGGCCATCAAGCACGACGCCTGGCGCGTCTACACCAACACGCCGCCCTGCGGCGCCATGCGCGGCCACGGCACGGTGGACACCCGTGCCGCCTTCGAGGCCCTGCTCACCGAGATGGGCGAGGAACTGGGCATCGATTCCCTGGAGATCCGTCAGCGCAACATGCTGCCGCAGATTCCCTACGTCACCATGTATGCCCAGCGCGTCATGAGCTACGGCGTGCCGGAATGCCTGGAGAAGGTCAAGGAAGCCTCGGGCTGGGCGAGCCGCAAGGGCAAGATGCCCAAGGGCAGGGGGCTCGGCATCGCGCTGTCCCACTTCGTGTCGGGCACCTCGACGCCCAAGCACTGGACCGGCGAGCCCCACGCCACCGTCAATCTCAAGCTCGACTTCGATGGCGGCATCACGCTGCTCACCGGCGCCGCCGATATCGGCCAGGGCTCCAACACCATGGCCACCCAGGTGGCGGCCGAGGTGCTGGGCGTGCGATTGAGCCGCATCCGGGTGATCTCGGCCGATTCGGCGCTGACGCCCAAGGACAACGGCTCGTACTCGTCGCGCGTCACCTTCATGGTGGGCAATGCCTCCATCGCGGCGGCCGAGGAGATGAAGGCCATCCTGGTCAAGGCGGCGGCCAAGAAGCTGGACGCCCGCGAGGAGGACATCGAGGTCATCGACGAGGTCTTCATGGTGGCCGGCAGCCAGGACCCCGGCCTCACCTTCCAGGAGGTGGTCAAGGCCGCCCTGATCGACACCGGCACCATCACGGTGAAGGGCACCTTCACCTGTCCGACCGAGTTCCAGGGCGACAAGAAGATCCGCGGCAGCGCCATCGGCGCCACCATGGGCTTCTGCTACGCGGCGCAAGTGGTCGAGGCCTCGGTCTGCGAGATCACCGGCCGCGTCACCGCCCATAAGGTGTGGGTGGCCGTGGACGTGGGCAAGGCCCTCAACCCGCTTGCCGTCGAGGGCCAGACCCAGGGCGGCGTGTGGATGGGCATGGGCCAGGCGTTGAGCGAGGAAACCCGCTGGGAAGACGGCAAGATGATGCACGGCAACATCCTCGACTACCGGGTGCCGACCATGGCGGAAAGCCCCGACATCGAGGTGATGATCGTCGAAAGCCTCGATCCCAACGGCCCGTTCGGCGCCAAGGAGGCGTCCGAGGGCATGCTGGCCAGCTTCCTGCCGGCGGTGCACGAGGCGGTCTACGAGGCGGTGGGCGTGCGCTCCACCAAGTTCCCGTTAAGCCCCGAGACCATCACCGAACTCCTCGACGCCAAGGAGGCCGCAGAATGA
- the hcrC gene encoding 4-hydroxybenzoyl-CoA reductase subunit gamma produces MKSILRLTLNGRAREDLVPDNMLLLDYLREVTNLTGTKQGCDGGECGACTVLVDDRPRLACSTLAHQVAGKRVETVESLATQGTISKLQAAFHEKLGTQCGFCTPGMLMASEALLRKNPNPNRDQIKEALAGNLCRCTGYVKIIESVESAAKARCGCQEAAQ; encoded by the coding sequence TTGAAAAGCATCCTCAGATTGACCCTCAACGGCCGCGCCCGCGAGGATCTGGTGCCCGACAACATGCTGCTGCTCGACTACCTGCGCGAGGTGACCAACCTCACCGGGACCAAGCAGGGCTGCGACGGCGGCGAGTGCGGCGCCTGCACCGTGCTGGTGGACGACCGGCCCCGGCTGGCCTGTTCGACGCTGGCCCATCAGGTGGCGGGCAAAAGGGTGGAGACGGTGGAAAGCCTGGCGACCCAGGGTACCATCTCCAAGCTGCAGGCGGCTTTTCACGAAAAGCTGGGCACCCAGTGCGGCTTCTGCACGCCGGGCATGCTGATGGCGTCCGAGGCGCTTCTTCGCAAGAATCCCAATCCCAACCGCGATCAGATCAAGGAGGCTCTGGCCGGCAATCTGTGCCGCTGCACCGGCTATGTGAAGATCATCGAATCGGTGGAAAGTGCGGCCAAGGCCCGCTGCGGATGCCAGGAGGCGGCCCAATGA
- a CDS encoding MarR family winged helix-turn-helix transcriptional regulator: protein MPGSQAKIAQLEEGTGTSFGPMTDELGFHLRRAQVAAFKHFAQTVTQSEGITPGLYGMLQVIANNSGLTQSALAEVMEVDRSSIVKVVNALEDKGLIRRDAAPNDRRSYHLRMTDEGKLALARIEDAVARQDRDFSAGLSDDARRLLISLLKRLY from the coding sequence ATGCCGGGTAGCCAGGCCAAGATCGCCCAATTGGAAGAGGGGACGGGAACCTCGTTCGGTCCCATGACCGACGAGCTGGGGTTCCATCTGCGCCGCGCCCAGGTGGCGGCCTTCAAGCATTTTGCCCAGACCGTCACCCAATCCGAGGGCATCACGCCCGGCCTTTACGGCATGCTGCAGGTGATCGCCAACAATTCCGGCCTGACCCAGAGCGCCCTGGCCGAGGTGATGGAGGTGGACCGCTCCTCCATCGTCAAGGTGGTCAACGCGCTCGAGGACAAGGGGCTGATCCGCCGCGACGCCGCGCCCAACGACCGCCGTTCCTACCATCTGCGCATGACGGACGAGGGCAAGCTGGCCCTGGCCCGCATCGAGGACGCTGTGGCCCGCCAGGACCGCGACTTTTCCGCCGGCCTGTCCGACGACGCCCGGCGCCTTTTGATCTCTTTGCTCAAGCGACTCTACTAA
- the paaX gene encoding phenylacetic acid degradation operon negative regulatory protein PaaX produces the protein MNRRVGEIVGQVLARLRPKAKSLIITVYGDAISHHGGSAWLGSVINLVEPLGLNERIVRTSVFRLSKEAWLSSMQIGRRSYYRLTEMGRRRFEAAHNRIYHYNGKPWDGNWTLAVTNIEGMDSERRDSLRRDLGWLGFGQLASGVLVHPDPDKSAVRQALAEAGVQDRAVMMTASAEDWVTPEALRDLIHTCWDLDRLAADYNEFLDTFRPLWQALSGNGELNPELCFVVRTLLMHGYRRALLRDPMLPDELLPAHWPGTSARVLCRNLYRLVQAAAETHVMGMLETAEGPVPEAHPAYYTRFGGLQSAD, from the coding sequence ATGAACCGGCGGGTGGGTGAAATCGTAGGACAGGTTCTGGCGCGTCTTCGCCCCAAGGCGAAGTCGCTGATCATTACCGTCTATGGCGATGCCATCTCGCACCATGGCGGCAGCGCCTGGCTGGGCAGCGTGATCAATCTGGTCGAACCGCTGGGCCTGAACGAGCGCATCGTGCGCACCTCGGTGTTCCGCCTGTCCAAGGAGGCGTGGCTGTCCTCCATGCAGATCGGGCGGCGCAGCTATTACCGCCTGACCGAGATGGGGCGCCGCCGCTTCGAGGCCGCCCACAACCGCATCTATCATTACAACGGCAAGCCCTGGGACGGTAACTGGACCCTGGCGGTGACCAATATCGAGGGCATGGATTCCGAGCGGCGCGATTCGCTGCGCCGCGACCTGGGCTGGCTGGGTTTCGGCCAACTGGCCAGCGGCGTGCTGGTCCATCCCGATCCGGACAAGAGTGCGGTCCGCCAGGCCCTGGCCGAGGCCGGCGTGCAGGACCGCGCCGTGATGATGACCGCCAGCGCCGAGGATTGGGTGACGCCCGAGGCGCTGCGCGACCTGATCCACACCTGCTGGGATCTGGACCGTCTGGCCGCCGATTACAACGAGTTCCTCGACACCTTCCGGCCCCTGTGGCAGGCCCTGTCGGGCAACGGCGAGCTGAACCCCGAACTGTGCTTCGTGGTCCGCACCCTCCTGATGCACGGCTATCGCCGCGCCCTGCTGCGCGACCCCATGCTGCCCGACGAATTGCTGCCCGCCCACTGGCCGGGGACCTCGGCCCGGGTACTGTGCCGCAACCTCTACCGCCTGGTCCAGGCGGCGGCCGAGACCCATGTGATGGGCATGCTGGAAACCGCCGAAGGCCCGGTGCCCGAGGCCCACCCCGCCTATTACACCCGCTTCGGCGGGCTGCAATCGGCCGACTGA
- a CDS encoding sensor histidine kinase has product MPQLARFGIRAKLILIFVLIKVIPLLVLAGFAWRGQAWLAERVSENVTSMTRAMRETAEQVVAGTTNSAIRALDDAARESLERLTTDTARQVADFLYDRDGDIRSAAMIEPSEDSYRRFLRGRTRLVERHYPWVPTPDGSKWVPGPEAVPHYDAPPIQSSIEDNRRNFNYRPATEGGLKVERPLFLEMTFIGLDGREKVKVTTSDLVNRDLRDVSKRENTFIKAETYFDSLKSLGPDKIHVSDVIGAYVRSPIIGPFTPKAAAAKGIEFAPEKAAFAGTENPVGTRFRGLVRWATPVVRQGQTIGWVTLALDHDHLMEFTDHILPTPDRYSPIADAASGNYAFIWDYKGRSVVHPRHYFITGYDPETGEPAVPWLDTGLYAQWQESGKPIGEFLKTAPTFLEQSLKKKGAPELVKQGLLGLDCRYLNHAPQCTGWMDLTSQGGSGSFEIFWSGLWKLTTAATIPYYTGPYGQSPRGFGFVTIGANVDDFHAAAAKEKEHTDQILALRNRDLQAQYDSVMALIAAQVESLARQLSLSTLVMIAVVIGIAVWMASFLTRRITAVVGGIHRFSEQETEYRLPVHGNDEMASLALSFNQMADRVGESFVRLEEARKRAEEASRMKSEFLANMSHELRTPLNGIIGFSELIRDEATDDETRENADIIEKSSRHLLELVNSILDIAKIEAGAMTLSVQPVKLAALVTEAAAVHQSAALAKGIGLINRIGEDCPETIQADPLRLRQVLHNLLSNAVKFTEKGEVSLSVERMPGHVVFRVADTGAGIPEDMLHAIFEKFRQVDSFLTRSHSGTGLGLTLARHLVELMGGTIGVESTLGQGTVFHFTLPCQQPESPS; this is encoded by the coding sequence ATGCCCCAACTCGCCCGCTTCGGCATCCGCGCCAAACTCATTCTGATCTTCGTCCTGATCAAGGTCATTCCCCTGCTGGTGCTGGCGGGTTTCGCCTGGCGCGGCCAGGCCTGGCTGGCCGAGCGGGTTTCGGAAAACGTGACGAGCATGACGCGAGCCATGCGCGAAACCGCCGAGCAGGTGGTGGCCGGCACCACCAACTCGGCGATCAGGGCGCTGGACGACGCCGCCAGGGAAAGCCTGGAGCGGCTGACCACCGACACCGCCCGCCAGGTGGCCGATTTCCTTTACGACCGGGACGGCGACATCCGTTCGGCGGCGATGATCGAGCCCAGCGAGGACAGCTATCGCCGCTTCCTGCGCGGCCGCACCCGCCTGGTGGAACGCCACTACCCCTGGGTCCCCACCCCCGACGGCTCAAAATGGGTGCCCGGTCCTGAGGCGGTGCCCCATTACGACGCCCCGCCCATCCAGTCCTCCATCGAGGACAACCGCCGCAACTTCAACTACCGCCCCGCCACCGAGGGCGGCCTGAAGGTCGAGCGCCCCCTGTTCCTGGAAATGACCTTCATCGGCCTGGACGGGCGCGAGAAGGTCAAGGTCACCACCTCGGATCTGGTGAACAGGGACCTGCGCGACGTGTCGAAGCGCGAGAACACCTTCATCAAGGCCGAGACTTATTTCGACAGCCTGAAATCCCTGGGTCCCGACAAGATCCATGTGTCGGACGTGATCGGCGCCTATGTGCGCTCGCCCATCATCGGCCCGTTCACGCCCAAGGCGGCGGCGGCCAAGGGTATCGAGTTCGCGCCGGAGAAGGCCGCCTTCGCCGGCACCGAGAATCCGGTCGGCACCCGCTTTCGCGGTCTGGTGCGCTGGGCGACCCCGGTGGTCCGCCAGGGACAGACCATCGGCTGGGTGACCCTGGCGCTCGATCACGACCACCTGATGGAATTCACCGACCACATCCTGCCGACGCCTGACCGCTATTCGCCCATCGCCGACGCGGCGTCGGGCAATTACGCCTTCATCTGGGACTACAAGGGTCGTTCGGTGGTGCATCCCCGCCATTACTTCATCACCGGCTACGACCCCGAGACGGGCGAGCCGGCGGTGCCGTGGCTGGATACCGGCCTGTACGCCCAGTGGCAGGAAAGCGGCAAGCCCATCGGGGAATTCCTGAAGACCGCCCCCACCTTCCTCGAGCAATCCCTGAAGAAGAAGGGCGCCCCGGAACTGGTCAAGCAGGGTCTGCTGGGCCTCGATTGCCGCTATCTCAACCACGCGCCCCAATGCACCGGCTGGATGGACCTCACCAGCCAGGGCGGCTCGGGCTCGTTCGAGATTTTCTGGAGCGGATTGTGGAAGCTGACCACGGCGGCCACCATCCCCTACTACACCGGCCCCTACGGACAATCCCCGCGCGGGTTCGGCTTCGTCACCATCGGCGCCAACGTGGACGATTTCCACGCCGCCGCCGCCAAGGAGAAGGAGCACACAGACCAGATCCTGGCGCTGCGAAACCGTGACCTGCAGGCCCAGTACGACAGCGTCATGGCCCTGATCGCCGCCCAGGTGGAAAGCCTGGCGCGCCAGCTGTCGCTGTCCACCCTGGTGATGATCGCCGTGGTGATCGGCATCGCCGTATGGATGGCCTCGTTCCTGACACGGCGCATCACCGCCGTGGTGGGCGGCATCCATCGCTTCAGCGAGCAGGAGACCGAATACCGCCTGCCGGTCCACGGCAACGACGAGATGGCCTCTCTGGCCCTGTCCTTCAACCAGATGGCCGATCGCGTCGGCGAATCCTTCGTCCGCCTGGAAGAGGCCCGCAAGCGGGCGGAAGAAGCCAGCCGCATGAAGAGCGAATTCCTGGCCAATATGAGCCACGAACTGCGCACCCCCCTGAACGGCATCATCGGCTTTTCCGAGCTAATCCGTGACGAGGCCACCGACGACGAGACCCGCGAGAACGCCGACATCATCGAAAAAAGCAGCCGCCACCTGCTGGAACTGGTCAATTCCATTCTCGACATCGCCAAGATCGAGGCCGGGGCCATGACCCTTTCGGTTCAGCCGGTGAAGCTGGCCGCCCTGGTGACGGAGGCCGCCGCCGTCCACCAATCGGCGGCCCTGGCCAAGGGAATCGGCCTGATCAACCGAATCGGCGAGGATTGCCCGGAAACCATCCAGGCCGATCCCCTGCGCCTGCGCCAGGTCCTCCACAACCTGCTGTCCAACGCCGTCAAGTTCACGGAAAAAGGCGAGGTGTCCTTAAGCGTCGAACGGATGCCCGGCCATGTGGTGTTCCGGGTGGCCGATACCGGGGCCGGCATTCCCGAAGACATGCTGCACGCCATTTTCGAGAAGTTCCGTCAGGTTGATTCCTTCCTAACCCGCTCCCATAGTGGAACCGGCCTGGGCCTCACCCTGGCCCGCCATCTGGTCGAGCTGATGGGAGGAACCATCGGAGTCGAATCCACGCTCGGCCAGGGAACCGTCTTCCACTTCACCCTGCCCTGCCAACAGCCCGAGAGCCCCTCATGA
- a CDS encoding response regulator → MKNALVVDDNDVNRILASRLLTKAGWTVSDVDCGEAALSFLAANSVSLILLDVSMPTMSGQEVCRRIRAESLGGPNVKIAAYTAHAMPEEVQEFLDGGFDTVLLKPMSRDRLNATLSELGFA, encoded by the coding sequence ATGAAGAATGCCCTGGTGGTCGATGATAACGATGTCAACCGCATCCTGGCGTCCCGCCTGCTGACCAAGGCCGGCTGGACGGTGTCCGACGTGGATTGCGGCGAGGCGGCGCTCAGTTTCCTCGCCGCCAATTCCGTGTCGCTGATCCTGCTGGACGTCAGCATGCCGACCATGAGCGGCCAGGAGGTCTGCCGGCGCATCCGCGCCGAAAGCCTGGGCGGCCCGAACGTCAAGATCGCCGCCTATACCGCCCACGCCATGCCCGAGGAGGTGCAGGAATTCCTCGACGGCGGCTTCGACACCGTGCTGCTCAAGCCCATGTCCCGCGACCGCCTGAACGCCACCTTGAGCGAATTGGGGTTCGCATGA
- a CDS encoding cache domain-containing protein, with amino-acid sequence MIRRRLVLIGLAAALAAAPAIAAERPTREQVQALTLKAAALVAADGMEKAREAFHREGEFRFGEIYVNVIDANGTWMIYPPNPRNEGKSVLNVKDSTGKLLVQEIISVARDKGEGWVEYQWLNPASNRIEPKITYVKAVPGKDLITYIGLYK; translated from the coding sequence ATGATCCGCCGCCGTCTGGTTCTCATCGGCCTGGCCGCCGCCCTGGCCGCCGCCCCGGCAATCGCCGCCGAACGCCCCACCCGGGAACAGGTCCAGGCGCTCACCCTGAAGGCCGCGGCGCTGGTGGCCGCCGATGGCATGGAAAAGGCGCGCGAAGCCTTCCACCGCGAGGGTGAATTCCGCTTCGGCGAGATCTACGTCAACGTCATCGACGCCAACGGCACCTGGATGATCTATCCGCCCAACCCCAGGAACGAGGGCAAGTCGGTGCTCAACGTCAAGGACAGCACCGGCAAGCTGCTGGTCCAGGAGATCATCTCCGTGGCCCGCGACAAGGGCGAAGGCTGGGTCGAGTACCAGTGGCTCAATCCGGCCAGCAACCGGATCGAGCCGAAGATCACCTACGTCAAGGCCGTTCCCGGCAAGGACCTCATCACCTATATCGGGCTCTACAAGTAG